One genomic window of Coregonus clupeaformis isolate EN_2021a chromosome 12, ASM2061545v1, whole genome shotgun sequence includes the following:
- the hrh1 gene encoding histamine H1 receptor — translation MMDSIQSTPDVFTTDSTLREPYNETQLSPSNSTLPVEHHNSFHNTLLGLFLGFLSLLTVIMNILVLYAVKKERTLHTVGNLYIVSLSVADLIVGATVMPLNLVYLLEDEWSLGRVVCQFWLVVDYVASTASIFSLFILCLDRYRSVHEPLRYLKYRTRGRASVMISGAWLLSMMWIIPILGWRSIATVDLKPEMENKCDTDFRFVTWFKVLASVFNFYVPSLLMLWLYSRIYTAVRQHFREREKFINPTDSVAGNRIGHKVQTGNSSCKSSNKEKKGKNSDFDQYTLDQPYDSTDTAEINTPREPKSGKDSHSSHSLLRMTKRLRTTVKEKRKSNSFQDSDSDPLNLSRLPLSFTHDDNNVQELYVSMSDIAVPPNSMASVCEITQIADVQRHNNDFTQSLNSPLSPWPQENSDPDGGTNPDAVANAVTLKQTWQKFCVQSRKRIQILQVHKEHKAAKQLGCIIAGFMLCWIPYFIVFMVMAFCQTCVHHDLHMFTIWLGYINSTLNPFIYPLCNGNFKRVFKKILHINL, via the exons ATGATGGATTCTATTCAGTCTACACCTGATGTCTTCACCACAGATAG CACCTTGAGAGAACCATACAATGAGACCCAACTGTCACCATCCAACTCAACCCTACCCGTCGAGCATCACAACAGCTTCCACAACACCCTACTAG GACTCTTCCTGGGCTTCCTGTCGCTGCTCACCGTCATCATGAACATCCTGGTACTGTACGCTGTGAAGAAGGAGCGGACCCTCCACACGGTGGGCAACCTCTACATCGTCAGCCTCTCCGTGGCGGATCTCATCGTCGGGGCCACCGTGATGCCCCTCAACCTGGTCTATCTGCTGGAGGACGAGTGGAGCCTGGGGAGGGTCGTCTGTCAGTTCTGGCTCGTCGTGGATTACGTAGCCAGCACAGCCTCAATCTTTAGTCTGTTTATACTTTGTCTGGATCGGTATCGGTCCGTGCACGAGCCGCTGAGGTACCTGAAGTACCGGACCAGAGGGAGAGCTAGCGTTATGATCTCAGGGGCCTGGCTGTTGTCTATGATGTGGATTATTCCTATTCTAGGGTGGAGGTCGATTGCTACGGTCGATCTTAAGCCGGAGATGGAAAATAAGTGTGACACTGATTTCCGATTTGTTACGTGGTTTAAGGTTCTGGCTTCAGTGTTTAACTTCTACGTTCCCTCTCTGTTGATGCTGTGGCTCTACTCACGTATCTACACGGCTGTGAGGCAGCacttcagagagagggagaagtttATCAATCCCACAGATTCCGTGGCGGGAAACCGTATCGGACACAAAGTCCAAACAGGAAATAGCTCCTGCAAATCTTCTAACAAGGAAAAGAAGGGAAAAAACAGTGACTTTGATCAGTACACTTTAGACCAGCCGTACGACTCCACAGACACAGCTGAAATCAACACACCCAGGGAACCCAAGTCTGGGAAAGACTCTCACTCGAGTCATTCACTGCTCAGAATGACAAAACGTCTAAGGACGACtgtaaaagaaaaaagaaagagcaACTCTTTTCAGGATTCAGACTCTGACCCTTTGAACCTGTCAAGGTTACCTCTCAGCTTCACACACGACGACAACAATGTGCAGGAACTGTACGTGTCCATGAGCGACATAGCCGTGCCGCCAAACTCCATGGCTAGCGTCTGCGAGATAACCCAGATAGCTGATGTGCAGAGACACAACAACGATTTCACCCAGTCTCTGAATTCACCCCTGTCACCATGGCCCCAGGAGAACTCAGATCCTGATGGTGGTACTAACCCGGACGCTGTAGCCAATGCTGTGACTCTGAAGCAGACCTGGCAGAAGTTCTGTGTCCAGTCCAGGAAGCgtatccagatccttcaggtcCATAAGGAGCACAAAGCGGCCAAGCAGCTGGGCTGTATCATAGCTGGGTTCATGCTGTGCTGGATCCCCTACTTCATAGTCTTTATGGTCATGGCTTTCTGCCAGACCTGTGTACATCACGACCTACATATGTTCACGATATGGCTTGGGTATATAAACTCTACTTTGAACCCATTCATATACCCCCTCTGCAATGGGAATTTCAAAAGGGTGTTCAAAAAGATTTTACACATTAATTTGTGA